The Culex quinquefasciatus strain JHB chromosome 2, VPISU_Cqui_1.0_pri_paternal, whole genome shotgun sequence genome contains the following window.
gtattttcattttttttaaatcaagtctaacatttcaaaatggcgtaatattaaatgtttggcccttttgaaaaacCTAAAGTACCAAAagtgtttcagtcggattaaaaaaaataatacaaaaaaacaaaattaagtataaaagaccgatttcgtaaagaattgctctactTTTAAAATAAGacataaaattttgttattttttttaacagagaAGAAAAATTCCGTCCATCGGTTTGTTTTTATTCACATGTTTCACTGTAGACTGGAGTTATAACTTGAGATAAAATCTGTAAGCAATCGCCACCAGGCACGCTATCGCGGCCACCAGCACGAACATCGACACCGGTGACTGCTTCTGCACCACCATCACCGTGTCCCCCTGGCTGGTCAGGGTCGTTTCCCCGTTGGACAGCGTCGTACAGTTGACCCATTCCTTCTCGCCCTGGGCAATCTCGGCGATCATGCTGAACTTGGTTATCTTGGCGATGCGCACCTGAAAGATTGGTTGATTGTGAGGaaatttgtgttgttttttaagAACTTTGAACGACTCACCTCAACCAGCTTGCCCAGCAGTGGTTTGTCCATGGGAAGCAAGATCTGCTCGTAGAATTTGTTGTGACCGACGTAGTGCTTTTTGTCGTGGGATATCTCCGTGACGAGCACGGTTTGTCGGTCACCGATCGTGTACTTCTTTGCGTATGGTTCGTAGCCGTAGAACAGGTCCGTCAAACGCTTGGTTCGCGTTTTCACCTGATCGGGCGGGATTCGTTGCATTTTGGCTGCCGGGGTTCCGGGTCGCGGGTAGAATTGGTTGATGAACAGGCTCGGGAATTCGTACTTGGCGCACAGGGACATTGTGTGCTCAAAGTCGGCCTCAGTTTCCGTGGGGAATCCGCAGATGATGTCCGTGGCTATGGTTATTCCGGGGACTTTTTGCTTAAGGAAGTCGCAGATGCGTTCGAAATCAGCTCGGCAGTACTCGCGCTTCATTTCTCCCAGCACCGAATCGGATCCACTCTGGACGGGGACGTGCAGGAAACCGTAGACTTTCGGGTGCGCCAGAATCTTGGCCATTTCGTCGAGATGTTCCAGTATGTAGGGTGGATTGGTCATGCCGAGTCGGAGTCGGCAGTTGTCCGGGATAACTTCGACCAGCTTCCACAGCAGTTCCGGGAGCGAGGATCCAATGTCGCGACCGTACGTTCCGGTGTCTTCGGACGTTAGCCAGATTTCGCAGACTCCTTCCTGGAACACTTGGGTAGCCCGCTCGATGATTTCCTCAACCGGATAGCTGACCAAGTCGGCACGGGCAAACTTAGTCTTACAGTAAGTGCACGCGTTCAGACAACCTGAATTGATCGGGATGATTTCAATTAACGGGTTCTTACGAACCTTGGGCAGCGCCAAGTTAGGTCCAGCCACCTTCTTCCCGTTGATCTTCTTCGGCTGCAGCAACCGCACCGAGTGTCCTTTGAGGGTTTCCTCAACAACCTCGGTCACTCGATCCAGCTGCTGAACGCCTACGATGCTCAAACCGGTCATGTACTCGGACTTTGGAGCGGCCTGCGGAACGCAACCCGCCAACACGACGTGCTTTCCCAATTTCTCCGCCGCCAATATCTCATTGCGGAACGTGTCCTCCGAAGGATTCTTCACGGTACAACTGTTCAGCAGCCATAGATTCGCGTCCGCCTTATCCGTCGTAATGTTGTACCCATACGAGGCCAACTGACCGGCCATGTACTCACTGTCCGAGCTGTTGTGCGCGCAGCCCCATGTCTTCATGTAGATCCGTTGCGTCCCCGGAATCACACTCTCCAGAATCGGCTTCTCGGCCGTCTCGAGCTTCTCGTTCTGTTGCGCCTCAATCGCCTTGCTCACCCGCTTGGCCCGGATCGTCACGTTGGTCTTGTTGGCGTACCGCTCCTTCGGCGTGATGTCCTGGGACTGGATCAGGTCCTCGATGTCGTCTATTATTTCGCCACAGGCCGACATTGTGTCGAGATTCGTGAGAAATTCACGATTTTTACTGATCTGTTGCCGCCGGAATCCGGTGTCGCGTGTAGTACGCAAGTAAAAAGAACCGATAtcaaaacatgtcaaaaaatgtaaacatgcAAGGTTTGGGTGGCTGACGGAGCGAAGGTGGGATGGGTTTGGCGCACGTGTGAGACGTGATAGGGTCGATCTAcatcagggtggccacctcgggaaaaaaccgggaaaaccgggaaaaaaccgggatttttatctaccgggagaaaaccgggaaaaactcgggaattcgactgtcaaaccgggaaaatattcgaagtttagttaaaattttacaaaagcctctttaatgtattcaaaatgttattttccttaattaaaatattattcctgttattctaaatgaagaattcacgaaaactatgtttgaatttgtgtaatAGACATAGCTTCTTGGctatggatgtttttttttctgttgtacaTATCCTATGATATTTTTACTCGgcgaatttgtttattttttaaataaagcaaattgtttgctctacagcagcggttctcaacttggggtacatgtacccctgggGTTTACCACGAGTGGTCTCAGGGTGTCCGGaagacaaaccccgtaatgACGGACATTTGTCCCAAACAAaatacttgttcggtaactgggcgctcgataacagGGCTGTAGCCcgcttaaaaagcagacaaacgtcaaaaaacaaaccgaaatgaccgaggggtcaaTGGATCAATGGTTTTTAAGTTCTCAgcacagttaccgaacaagtactgtatttaagagaaaaaaaaataacaaatggttttgaagcaaaaaattaacaatGATATGCAGTAAATTACGGGCGAACTGTTTTTAaccaatcagaaaatgtttgaaacaatatttctcggattagttttcaaaaagccgtgagagccattggtaaacaaagtcctttttgcttcggtattcgacctacttacgaaaaaccaatatcaaaaatgcttgagattgttcatctacacgtccttcaagtgccccaaactaaaaataaatgatattttgtttaattttggagaaaatgaaaattagtgtcagaggtcacggtggctcttacggctttttgaaaactcacccgagatttgaatgataaacctataatttgcactcgtttaaaaaaaaattaaaaaaaaaaataaagaacaagccatagtctcaacatttgaaggcaaaaatgtttaaaatgcattttactacAATATTtaattcgcattcgcattcgcattcgcattcgcattcgcatggagatggtgatcttagcgggttgcagactggatttcttcATGTATGTGTGATGATTGTCCAGCTCAGGTTGCATAGAAATTGATTaaagggaattaaaaccaattctacccgaacaggacaggcagcaccatgagagccatccattgccggccgctcccatctccaccatacACCGGGACAGGAATAAGGATTAGGAGCACGGGAAATGTTGATGCTAAACTTACttagaaaaaggcattttactACAATATTTAATCTTCAATAAATGTCAGATTtgaccaaaaaaaatatcatcaaaaaaaactttttatgatACTAAAGAtcaattttttctaaaaaaaatcaaaagattattaaatcaacccaaaaatgattctaaacgcccctgattttttggggcaacttggaggggggggggggacaaaaactttaatttaaatttgtatgtgTTGTTGCAAAAATCGCAGCACggtcattttttatcattttgtgttttggtttttttagaatgttttttttatttaaaattattttcgaaaatttatcccATCAATACATACAAACTTAGCGAAGATACTAAATCGATAACAAAATGTTTCAAGGTaccaattttttacatttgtatGGCTGCTGCCAAAGTGTATAAATATTTGTTTGGACTAATGATGCAATAATATTTGTTTGGTTAAAATAAAAGAACTCACATAATATtagccaaaaaataataattaattcatAGAAATTAATAATTCTTATAAGA
Protein-coding sequences here:
- the LOC6031324 gene encoding threonylcarbamoyladenosine tRNA methylthiotransferase; its protein translation is MSACGEIIDDIEDLIQSQDITPKERYANKTNVTIRAKRVSKAIEAQQNEKLETAEKPILESVIPGTQRIYMKTWGCAHNSSDSEYMAGQLASYGYNITTDKADANLWLLNSCTVKNPSEDTFRNEILAAEKLGKHVVLAGCVPQAAPKSEYMTGLSIVGVQQLDRVTEVVEETLKGHSVRLLQPKKINGKKVAGPNLALPKVRKNPLIEIIPINSGCLNACTYCKTKFARADLVSYPVEEIIERATQVFQEGVCEIWLTSEDTGTYGRDIGSSLPELLWKLVEVIPDNCRLRLGMTNPPYILEHLDEMAKILAHPKVYGFLHVPVQSGSDSVLGEMKREYCRADFERICDFLKQKVPGITIATDIICGFPTETEADFEHTMSLCAKYEFPSLFINQFYPRPGTPAAKMQRIPPDQVKTRTKRLTDLFYGYEPYAKKYTIGDRQTVLVTEISHDKKHYVGHNKFYEQILLPMDKPLLGKLVEVRIAKITKFSMIAEIAQGEKEWVNCTTLSNGETTLTSQGDTVMVVQKQSPVSMFVLVAAIACLVAIAYRFYLKL